The nucleotide window tttcccacactgaTTACACTggtagggtttctctccagtgtgaattctctgatgccTGTAAAGGTTGGATTTGCAACCAAAGGCTTTCCCGCATTCTCCACATGGGTAAAGCTTTTCCCCGGTGTGAATTTTACGATGTTCACTGAAGGATGAATACTGgttgaaggctttcccacattcattgcacTGGTAGGGTTTCTGACCAGTATGAATTCGCTGGTGTTCAATAAGGGTGGAGATGCGTGTGAAGGTTCTCCCACATTCCAAGCATTTACACAGCTGTTCTCCAGTATGAAGCTTCTGATGTTCAGCCAGGGATGCAAACTGGCTGTAacctttcccacattcactgcatttATAGGGTTTCTCCCCTGTGTGGATTCTTTGGTGTCTGTGAAGTTTTGCTCTACAATTGAAGGCCTTCTCACATTCAGCACATTTATAgagtttctctccagtatgaatccTCTGATGTACAGTGAGGGTTGAACACTGGCTAAAGGCTTTACCACATTCCTTACACTGGTAGGGTTTCTCGCCGGTGTGCACCCTCAGGTGTTTGATTAGGGTCGAGCTGCTGCTAAACGCCTTctcacattcattacatttgtaaggtttctctccagtatgaattctctgatgggCAAGAAGGGAGGATCTGTGGCTAAAGGGTTTCCCACACTCACTACATCTGTAGGGTTTCTCAccagtgtgaattctctggtGTTCAATCAGATGGAGACTCTGGTTGAAgcttttcccacattcattacaaaGATGAGGTTTTTCTCCTGGGTAAATCTGGATGCATCTCATTAAATCAAAATTCTGTTTAAAACCTCTCCCAAAAGTGTAATATATATTGGGTATCCTTTCTATAGAAACACTCTGTTGTGTGACAAGAATTGTATTTATAAGTAAGCCTTTCCCCAATTCAAGACGTGTCTGCTTTACATCTCCACTCACAGTTTTTTTGTGTGAGGTCATGATTTGCTGAAGAGGTTTCTTCCATTGCTCCTGTTCTGTTCCACTCTCCAATTCCAAAGTCTGTCCAAAATCGATGTCCCAGTGACCAAACTTAATggactttttctttattattccctgAGATGTTTCTTCTATAGAAATGTCCTGTCTGGGAGGTGAGGCTTCCATTTCAGGCCAAGTCTTGAAACCTGGAGTGGATCAGAAGCATTAACGGCACCTctacaggaagagagaaacatgCAACCGTGGAACAGTAAAATTGGCAATAGTACATATAAAACAGGTCTgagaggtggctgggtggctcagtcagctgaacgtccgactcttggtttcaactcaggtcatgatcccagggttgtgggatccagccccatgtcgggctctgcactgaaagtggagcctgcttgagattctctctatccctctctctctgcccttctcccctgctctctctctctctctcaaaaaataaataaataaaagaggtttTATACCTCTTTTGATCTCAAATATGGACTTGCCACTGGGGAAAAACAGGATAGGATGGAAAGGAAGAGTGGTAAACAGGTGAAGGAGTGGTGTCAGAGAATAGAGTGAACAGAATAACACTGGAAACAAAGACATTGCGACTtgagagaagcagaggcagagagaacgggTCGAGCTGAAGGTATGAGGCTACAGAAAAATGTTAGCTCCTAAGTTCGAGTTGAATAAACTGTGGCACATTTCAGTGTATCATTTCCTGTTCTGTATGCTGGGCCATGAGGTAGGTaacttgtctttattttctccttttttttttttaaagtttacttacttacttatctatctatctatctatctatctatctatttatttatttattttttgcataatctctacacccaacatggggcttgaactcacaagtccAAGATTTAGAGTTGTGTGCCCCTCCAagtgagtcagccaggcacccgtATCTTCTTTCTATTCACATGTGGATTTTATGATGTTAGTGCCCATAGCTGAAACTCTAGgtgtgatcatttaaaaatatctgtgatgttttccttaaattttgtgaATCTGTATGTGAATATGATTTCGTATCATAGTCTGTGAAAGGAGAAACAGTCTGTTAATAAGAGGGTGCTCAGGTTTTCAAACTTATAGCAGCCCTGAAGCATGACTGTATTGAGGATTTCTGATCTAAATTCAAGATGCTGActataaagaagaggaaaatatggaATAAATCAGCCTCGTGCAACAACCTATCCCTGGTGATTGGAGGAATAACAGTTTTGTTtacacctccctgcccccacttttCCCTTCCAAATTGATCACGAGGAAAAATAGATAGTCATCTCTTCTAATAAGCTGCAACCAGAAGACTGACCTCCTTTTGtaggaatctttttatttttatatttgtattatttattaaagttttaattttttaaatgtttattcatttatttgagagagagagtgagagagagacagagtttgagtaagggaggggcagaaagagaaggagacacagaatccaaagcaggttccaggctctgagctgtcaccacacagcctgacgtggggctcaaactcacgaaccgtgagatcatgacctgagccgaagtcggacacttaacagactgtcacccaagcaccccctaaagattttatttttaagtaatctctatacccagcatggggctcaaactcacaaccccaagatcaaaggtctcatgctccactgactgagccagccaggcacccctgtgagaATCTCTTTAGACAAATGAAAGTTTACAAGAAATGTGGAGTCAATATGCCCCAAAGTTCTGAAATATGCCCAAGCCCCAAGCTCAGATATGATGTTAAGTGAAAGGATTCAGCTTGAGCTGATTCTATGGAACTGTGGGCTCAAATCTGGCTTTCTTTAATCAATCCATGATTGAAAATAGGCTAAAACTAGGTCTGTGTAATTAGGTAATTGTATATACTTAAATTTAGGTTAATAAAAATCCATCAggattaatatataaatataatatataaataaaatatatatgattaaaattaaataataataaaatatatatgattaaaattaaataataagagGAAAAAGGCACACAGGCTATAAATctgtataaaaatatagatttttcttCAAGATGTTAATGGAAAACCTAACAGTTTGCCAGTTAAAGGATTGACCAGGGTACCTCCCCTCTTTTTATCCTTTGTCACAATATGACATTCCCTGCCCATCCAGAAATCTATTAGGCTACCCTAAtctcatttttctaaagaaatttaatGACTAAAGCCtaaatcagtctctctctctctcttccaaaacatattttacttaaacATTCTATCacttaacatatatacatacacgaaGTCTGAAAATAATTCAAGTGTTTGTTCAAGGAGAATATCTTGATTATTGTTAATGTACATTATTAGTGTATATTAATATagatatattatgtatatatatgtatatactatacatacatattgtatattataCATGCTATAATGTATATTACATACCTATATTATACATTAACATTATAAACATTAACATCATTATTTGTTAATTCCTTACTGTGCACATGATAAGCATGCAATTAGAGTGTCttgcataaaaaaaataatgggagcATGTGGGTGGTGcaatcagttaagcaactgactcttgatcttggctcaggtcatgatctcacagtatagGAGTTTGAGTCtggcattaggctctgcactgatggtgcgaaccctgcttggaattctgtctctcctctctgcccaccccttcttgtgctctctttctctctcaaaataaataaacataaaaaacaacaaaactgggCAGAGTTAGTTGGAAAAATTATGAAGAGCAGGTGAcctcaaaaatgaaaagggaTTCCCTCCTCTTATAACAGACTCCTGAAACCCAgtcatttattgaacaaatagtGAATAATCAGCAATGATAATATGAAACGTACAAATGATTAAACAGTAATGGTTCATTTCTCCTTGATATGAGAAGCCTCGGCTGTATAATGTTGGTGTGAGGTTCAGAGAACCAAGACACCAACACCAACAGTATTAGCAAGGAGCGGTTCTATAAAGGAAGCTGGATAATAAAGAGCAAGGGGATGGATTTCAGTAGAAAACGAAAAGAGGAGGCTATGAGTCAGAAAGAAGGCCTGATCAAAGTCATCTGTGGGGAAAGTAAACctatttgggggcggggggaggggcttAATGACTAAAAGAGGAAATCCAGGTtcgaattcatttaaaaaaatttttttaatgtttatttatttttgagagagagagagggtgcacgtGCGAGAGAGCAAGCgcacgggggggaggggcagagagagagggagacacagaatccgaagcaggctccaggctccgagctgtcagcacagagctgtgagctcatgacctaagctgaagtcagaggcttaactgactgagccacccaggcgcccctggaataacAGGGTAAAGCCAAACACAGAGTTCCTGAACAACTGGcagaagaattcagaataataatACAGGTCACAGGAGGGGTTGTAAGTTCTTAGGCAGATAATAATAGGAAACAGTGGCCTTATTTGGTAAGAATGAGGACAGAGTGGAAGGTGAACAATGATATAGCTGCCATGGTCTGGTTGCACTGAGTACTTAAATCTGAGCTTCCTCGGCACTGAGTTAATCATAAAGGCAGTTCaattacactaaaaaaatattaagtgaagGCAGTATATTTGATGCTACaggcacagaattcaaagacAGACCtggtttcttccttaaatatgcACAATCcaattaggaaaagaaataacaggagAATAACTATAATTCACTACAACAGATGCTGTAATGGATGTGTTCAGGGCATCCAGAAAGTGCCGTATGAATGCGACTGACTGGAAAATGGATGCTGACtgggaagcaggaaaaaataagaaaaacccaCAGATGAGGGGAGGCAGATGGATCTAAGGTTTCCTGTGGACCAGGGGGAAGCAGTAACCCGAGAAGGAATGACACACAAATGTTAATGAGGGTTCAGGTTTGGCCAGAACATGGAGCCGGAGTGGAAGTGGCCACTGATTCCTATAAAGCAACATGGAGACAGGCTACGAAGTAGGTTTAATGTCACATTAAGGAATTTTACTTTACTCCGTGGATAAAGAGAGAAACAACAAGGTCTCTTAAGGTATGGGAATAACACCTGAGTTGTGAAAAGATCAATCACTCTGCTGATGGCCCAGAAGGTGAGAGAGGAgaacaaggctcagagaaggtagGTAACTTTCCCTGTAGCTCAGAGCACTTGGAAGCAGTGGCAGGGGTAacatgaaatcaggaaatgtCCAAAGTCAAATCATGATCTTATGTGCTAGGCTGTACTACTCAGTAActctttctttggagaaaactgtattttgttttttttttttaatttttttaatgtttctttattttcaagaaagagtgcacatgcacacgtgcatgagttggcaagaggcagagagagaggaagacacagaatcccggggctcgaactcatgaaccataagaccatgacctgagccaaagttggacacttaactgactgagccacccaggcgcccctagaaaactgtattttaataaagGTGAAAAGTATTTGTGAAGACAACGAGCAAACAAAACATGCCAATAAAAGCAAGAATCATAGATTATAAAGGTCAAAGCACCAAGAccacaaaccacaaaatattGCCCATTCTGTGTCACACGGTGAACAGAAATGACACTGGTGATCGAGGCTTTTCTCACTGCTTTTCAGCTTTTCCAGCTCTGCCAGCAAAGTGTTTGACAACCTCTGATGCACTGTTTCTTCCGTGATAAAGAGAGGTATCTAAATTTGACGGTCTTCAAGTGATCTTCTAACTTCAACAACTTACAGTTTTATGATAAAGACCAGTGAGCTTAGACTAGGCTAGAAGAGGAGTCTACAAACTACAGGTCTCTGGGCCAACTCCAGCTGATACCTCCTTCTGGTGCTACAAGGCAGCCACACCTATGGGTTGATTACTTACTGTCTCTGTCTGCATTTGCATTACCTTGCACTAAGATGGCGGAGTTTAAGGACTGCAAAAGAGACCTGTGGCCCCCAATGccaaaatatttaccatatgGTCCACTGTGGGAAAAGCATGCCAAGCCCTGGACCAGAAAAGCTACAGAGGTCCAGGGGAGCTGGTTGACTCTCACAGTGGGACACGACAACCCCAGTCTCCAGGGACATAAAAGGGAAATGCTGAGTTAAGAAACCGGAGACACGGAAGCGTTGACAACACCCTGAAATATGGGTTTGAGAGAGAAATTACAAAGAATTCAAGACGCAACCGAAGGTGTAAAGTTTTTCAAGTCTGTCATGTGTAATTGCAGATGGAAAGAAAACCGTGGAGATCAAGAGGCCAAGACAGCAGAAGGAAGTGGGTGaagtggcagagaaggaaagagggaaagcgGGGCGCGTTAAGCGAAGAAAGAGGTCTACTCAGGGGCCTTTTGCTGCAAAGAAAACCATTATCACCAAGGAACTTCCCATGAGGGGGCCCTGGCTCAGCACTTCCAGCAAAATTCTCAGAGCACCGCCTCCTCCTGACCTGCTCTCATATATACCCCGCCCTGTGCCCGGTTCCCAGCCGCGCACTCACCCAGACAGGCGTCTTGAGGGGTTTCCCTTTCCACCACGCAAGGATCCTCGCCTTGCTGCAACCGGCAGATCACCTTTGGCATCGAAGATGGAATCCCTGCTCGTGGGGAAGGGAATGGAGTTTGAGCAGATGGCGCAAGTCCGGAGCTCACAAACCAGAGCCaacagggcagagaaaggagcctggggaggtggggcacGCAGCACATCGCGGGTGGGTTTGGTTCAGAAACAACACAGCCTTATCCCTCTTCCCCCCTGACCCCCCACAGGACCCAGTGAGTGGAGGAGGACCACCCTGGtcaggaggcaggtgggaggaaggcagaggaagggcatcCGGACACAAATGCATGCCTTGAATCCGCAGAGGCTCTTGCTTTCCCAGGGGCTCGTTAGGGGAGAAACTGCGGACTCTGAACCCCACAGGGGCAGCTCTAAGGCGCTCCCGCAGCAGATTCTCCCTTACAGATGAGCCTCCTTACCCAGCGAGACCAGGGTGCCATAGTTCTCCAGCATCACCTCCCGGTACAGGGTTCTCTGCGCAGAGTCCAGGTGCAGCCACTCGTCCTGGCTGAAGACCACGGCCACGTCCCTGAACGTCACAGACTCCTGTAACGGCAAACCCATTCCTGCTCACCCAGGACCAAGTTCTCCACCACTCGGTAACGCCGGTGATGCAGGGATGTGCGACAACCAACCCTGATGTCCCAGGATTCTAAGTATATTTCAAATGGACTATTTATGTTACTTTTGGGACCCCCCCCAATCGacaattatacaaatatttactgagaacccACCAGGTGTTGTGAGGGCAAAGTCGGGGAGAAAGGCATGTCCCCGCCAAAAGGGAATTTAAATCCCAGGCTGGGATCTGTCAAGTGAGCACAGACATCCACCTCCCTCTCACTCAAAATCCAAATTAAAGGAAAGGGGGGGAAAAATCAGAATACACTTAGAACAATGCCAGAAAACTGGAAAAGCCATTAGCAGAAccgaaacaaaaaagaatttctgagatgtaaaagcaaatgataaaaatagtATTAGCTCATGTTTATTGAATACTTGTATGTCAGGAACTATGACAGGAACTTTGAACATAGTATCTTCACGAAGTTTCACAGAAATTCTATGAGGAAGACACTATAATTAAATTGTTTTGCAAGTGAAGAagcagctcagagaggttacgtTACCTGCCAAGGTAATCCTGTTAGAAACTAGTAGAGATTGGAACTGAATTCAGGCAGACTGACCACTAAACTAGACTGTCACATAGGTATCCACTGTCTATGGAAATTAAAAGACCCGGGGTCccagagcttccttgggattcttagtctacctctctctctctgtcccttccccactggctcttggtctctcttaaaaatacacattttaaagaaattaaaagtaaataaaagaccCAAAGAACATGCAAGACTATACACGTGCCAAAAGGGACTGTGAGAAAGTCAGTTCTTCCAAGAGAACTCCGCTAATTCGCAAAATGAGAGAAATCAGAGGCTGGCCAATTATCAACTCTTATATGAAGGAGATATAAGGCATGAAAAAGGAATATGTATGCTTTCACCTTGTGATTCTACTGTTAGGAGTCCACTATAAGAGAGCCTCACACAAATGAGTAGGGGTATTTGTTCAAAGATGTTTCTGGAAACTTTATTTGTAAGCCAATGTTTGTGGTAGGCTGAGTAACAAAACCTGTGAATGTTATATATATGACTAAAAGGACCCTGAAGATCTtcttaaggattttatttttgagatgagaaGATCCTGATTATCCAGATGGatctggtatatatatatatatatatatatatatatatatatatatatatacgcacacaaaAGTATTTGGAAGAATACAACAAGCCATCCACCCTGATTATTCTTTCGTGTTTGTGGAGGAGCAGAAAAGCAATTTTTTGCTTACTACTCTCTACCCTTCCAGTAGGCTGACATTGTTTACAGGGTGTGTGCATTTATTacgaaatttttaatttttttattttttggagagagagaaagtgcacgtgtgggagggggagcagagaaagagagagagagagagagagagagagagagagagagagagagaatatctcaagcaggcttcacactcagcatggagccctatgtggggctttatctcatgaccctgggatcatgacctgagctgaaatcaagaatcggatgctcaaccgactgagccagtcaggcgtcCCTGTTTTGAAATTGTTtacattccattttatgtattgaCTTTTCAGCTATacctctttgcattttttttaaatattaaaaaaaaatttgtttaaagtaatcgctacacccagcgtggggcttgaactcacacccccaagatcaagagtctcaggcTCCTCTgcctgagctagccaggcgccccacctctttgcatttttagtggttgctctgaGAATTATAACATACATCCTTAGTTCTTTATAGTCTATTAGAGCGAATATCTGATTTCACACAGAACGCAAGAACTTGCAAGTGTATGGGAACACCACCCCTTCTTCATGCTATCGTTGTTAAAAAGACGCTCCCTGTTCAGAGAGCTGGCAGGACTCACCAGACCTCACCAAGCACGCTCATGGGAGGCAACAGGTACAAGTGCaacaagacagagagagtgcagcGAAGGCCTGGAGGACGGAGACATGTTCCATGTGCAATCTCCCTGTCCTTGTGCACACAGGCTAGGCCATGTCCCTGGATCTGTAGGAGGAACTTTGAATCAGAAGGGCTTAAAGGGGAAACACTCAGCAGGGGCCTTTTGTGTGTCAAGCAAGGCTTGTCAAACAAGGTAGGCCAGCTCCCAACCACCTGAGATGACTACCCTGGGGGGAGCCAGTGGCACTGGGATCTTAAACAGCATATCCACTGCCTTTATTGTGCCTCAGAGTCAAAAATCAGCCATCCAGGCCCTCCCCAGAGATGAAGATAGAGCTTTTCTGGAGATAAAGACAGAGCTTTTTGAGTCCAACCATAAATGAACTCTAGACCCACAACTGTCATGTGTATTACCTCCACCTGTGTTATAAACCCCATGATACAGTATTATGTTTTTGCTCTAAACAAtcataggcattttatttttttattgattttttaatgtttatttttgagagagagagagagagagagggagagagcacaagcaggggaggagcagagagagagggagacacagaatctgaagcaggctccaggctccgagctaccagcacagagaccaatgcggggcggggcttgaacccaccaaccgtgagatcatgacctgatccgaagtcaggcgctcaaccgactgagccacccaggcactccaatcaTAGGCATTTTAAAGATACTGagagaaaaaagtatttatatatttacatttatccaCATGGCCTCCTTTTCCAatgctctttatttccttcctaagGTGAGAGCTCCCATCTGGCATTATTTCCTGTCAACTTGAAGCAAGCATATACTTTAGCATATATTGCAGGGTGGGCCTGCTGACCATGACTTaggttcattttcatttatctgaaaatgtctttacttcattttcttttttttttttttttaagtttatttgataGAGAGAGGGATAGCAAGCAAGTGAGGCAGGGGAAGAatgacagggagagaatcccaagcaggctccacaccctcagcgcagagcctaacgcggggctcaatctctcgactatgagatcatgacctgagccaaaatcaagagtctgatacttaaccgactgagtcacccaggcgcctctacttcatcttccttcttaaaagaatattttcactggtggggcgcctgggcggctcagttggttaagcatccgatttcggctcaggtcatgatctcacagtttgtgggttggagccctgcatcgggctctgtgctgacagcttaaagcctggagcctgttttggattctgtgtctccctctctctctctctgctcctccccccgctcatgctgtctctctctctccttcaaaaataaattaaaagcattaaaaaaaatttttaaagaatattttcatcgGTTATAGAATTCTGGGTTCACAGTTTCTTTCATGTAAAACACCACTCGATCATTTTCTGGCccttgtttctgatgagaagccaATGGACGTTCAGATACCGATGCTCTGTATTTAGTACAGTACTCTTTATTCTATCTGCTTTCAAATCTTCAGTTTTCAGTAAATTAGAGGtcaaaaaaaactcacaaaaaacgCTGAGTTGCAAACATCCTCCTCTTCATCTtcccttagctgaaatcaagtggGTCTCTCAGAAAAGCTTGCAGGTGTGGGAAAAGCTCAGACAGTGAAAATCCCACCTGGGGCAGAAGGCACCCCAGGTGATGGCTGGGTATTGCTTTCACTTCATTTTGCTGGCCTTTACATTTTGGTTTCCCACAACACACATCTCCTTGTAATTAGAGAATCAAAGCAAAGTCCAGCCTAGTGGCAAGAGGCAGACCAATTTGGCAGGCCCTAAAATAATGTCGTTGCTGCTTATGATAATAATGGTAGTTAACAGCTAGCATTTACTGAGATTTAATATGTACCATGCACTGTTCTCAGAATTTTACGTATACTTAAGTTCTCAGAGCATAACATTAATGTATATACGGTCTTATCTGGGTTCGAGGCTAGCTGGAAGACCCTGGTCAAGTTACTtgctcctctgtgcctcagtttcctcacccgtaAAATGCAGATATTAACAGTCCTGTTACATGGATCAAACGAGGTATGTATGTCATTAATCCcacttacaaatgaggaaatgaggcacacagagagaaaataatttgccAAGGTCACAGCCCCAGCTTGGAGGTGAACTTATGAACTCAAGTTCCAGAGTCTACATTTGTAACATGTAAGCTACCACTACTTTGGGGGAAAACAGTCAATGAAAACAGAGGCTTTGGGGCTGGCAGAACAGAAAACCCACGGAAGGAACAGGAGCTGGCGTTGGGGGAAAGCTGAGACTTCCATGTGGAAATATTTCCTAAGAGTTCTAGACTGTGTCTCTAGGGAAAAGTTGAGGCCTGAGAACAGAGATTTGGGAAAGATCTTCAGGTTAAAGTAATGAAAATggatcttaggggcgcctgggtggctcggttggttaagcatctgactcttgatttcagctcaggtcataatcttgcagttcatgagatcaagcccggaaaagggctatgcactgacagcatggagcctgcttgggattctctctctccctctttctctgcccctctcccccactctcttgcaaaaataaactttaaaaaaaaaaagagggacacctgggtggctcagttggttaagcgtctgactttggctcaggtcatgatctcgcagtttttaagtttgagccccatgtcgggctctatgctgacagctcagagcctggagcctgcttcggattctgtgtctccctctctttctgcccctcctctgctcacactctgtgtgcctctctctctcaaaaataaataaacgttaaaaaaaatttttaaaaatacatatggaagTGGAATGGGAATTCAAGTTcaaggaataaagggaaaatgtacagttttcaggggtgcctgggtggctcattcagttaagcttctgactggctcaggtcatgatatcaacaTTTCATaggtttaagccccgcgtcaggctctgtgctgacagctcagagcctggagcctgcttcagattctgtgtctccctctctctctgcctctcccctgctcacactctgtgtgtgtctctctctgaaagataaataaatgttaaaaaaagaaaaagaaaatggatctaAAAAGGGCAAAGAGCAAGAAGGGCCCAGGAGGGGAGTGTGAATAAATCAAAGCCAGTAGACAAGAttcagaagagaagacagagataaTTAGTCAGATGGATAAGGAAGACATCTGGACAGTTTACCGTCACACCTGTGCTCGGCTCCCAGCCCCGTGTCCTCCCAAGTGCTGGCCTCAGAGCCCAAGCTAAGCTGAACTCCTTCTGGCCTTCAGTATCAGCTCAGAATGACCCCACTACTTCCAGGATCTTTTCCCTAACTCCTCTTGGACCTTTAATCATTTCCTAACTGAGGTCAATACGATGAACTCCCTGAAGACAGAAACAACCTCTTTCCTCTTCATGACCCCAGTGCTCTGAACAGTATCCTGTGCATAGtcggtgctcagtaagtgtttttTGAAGGTGTCTTTGGTCCTTCCATGTCTTTGCACCAAGCAAGACTGTCTAATACACCATGCCCCCACCAAGCGCTTATTGTAGACCAAAGCACATGTTCAGCGAGCGCTGCCTCCGTCTTTGGTCATGAAGCTGGATTTAGGGTGAATTAAgagtgacacagagacagaggaagtaCATTCCTCAGCAGCCCCTCCATGAATCCTGGATCCTGGGGAAAACTTAAAGAACCCT belongs to Acinonyx jubatus isolate Ajub_Pintada_27869175 chromosome A1, VMU_Ajub_asm_v1.0, whole genome shotgun sequence and includes:
- the LOC106970127 gene encoding zinc finger protein 354C isoform X5, producing MAVDLLPTKVKESVTFRDVAVVFSQDEWLHLDSAQRTLYREVMLENYGTLVSLGIPSSMPKVICRLQQGEDPCVVERETPQDACLGFKTWPEMEASPPRQDISIEETSQGIIKKKSIKFGHWDIDFGQTLELESGTEQEQWKKPLQQIMTSHKKTVSGDVKQTRLELGKGLLINTILVTQQSVSIERIPNIYYTFGRGFKQNFDLMRCIQIYPGEKPHLCNECGKSFNQSLHLIEHQRIHTGEKPYRCSECGKPFSHRSSLLAHQRIHTGEKPYKCNECEKAFSSSSTLIKHLRVHTGEKPYQCKECGKAFSQCSTLTVHQRIHTGEKLYKCAECEKAFNCRAKLHRHQRIHTGEKPYKCSECGKGYSQFASLAEHQKLHTGEQLCKCLECGRTFTRISTLIEHQRIHTGQKPYQCNECGKAFNQYSSFSEHRKIHTGEKLYPCGECGKAFGCKSNLYRHQRIHTGEKPYQCNQCGKAFSQYSFLTEHERIHTGEKLYKCMECGKAYSYRSNLCRHKKVHTKEKLYKWKEYGNPFIYSSSLTQYQRFLRDDESYEV
- the LOC106970127 gene encoding zinc finger protein 354C isoform X2; the protein is MATRLLPAHVQNDFKCFSRSATVPHLPGGTVLPSQKESVTFRDVAVFFSQDEWLRLDSAQRTLYREVMLENYGTLVSLGIPSSMPKVICRLQQGEDPCVVERETPQDACLGFKTWPEMEASPPRQDISIEETSQGIIKKKSIKFGHWDIDFGQTLELESGTEQEQWKKPLQQIMTSHKKTVSGDVKQTRLELGKGLLINTILVTQQSVSIERIPNIYYTFGRGFKQNFDLMRCIQIYPGEKPHLCNECGKSFNQSLHLIEHQRIHTGEKPYRCSECGKPFSHRSSLLAHQRIHTGEKPYKCNECEKAFSSSSTLIKHLRVHTGEKPYQCKECGKAFSQCSTLTVHQRIHTGEKLYKCAECEKAFNCRAKLHRHQRIHTGEKPYKCSECGKGYSQFASLAEHQKLHTGEQLCKCLECGRTFTRISTLIEHQRIHTGQKPYQCNECGKAFNQYSSFSEHRKIHTGEKLYPCGECGKAFGCKSNLYRHQRIHTGEKPYQCNQCGKAFSQYSFLTEHERIHTGEKLYKCMECGKAYSYRSNLCRHKKVHTKEKLYKWKEYGNPFIYSSSLTQYQRFLRDDESYEV
- the LOC106970127 gene encoding zinc finger protein 354C isoform X3, which codes for MHSQSTLSAVYTPLARKTEKESMAVDLLPTKVKESVTFRDVAVVFSQDEWLHLDSAQRTLYREVMLENYGTLVSLGIPSSMPKVICRLQQGEDPCVVERETPQDACLGFKTWPEMEASPPRQDISIEETSQGIIKKKSIKFGHWDIDFGQTLELESGTEQEQWKKPLQQIMTSHKKTVSGDVKQTRLELGKGLLINTILVTQQSVSIERIPNIYYTFGRGFKQNFDLMRCIQIYPGEKPHLCNECGKSFNQSLHLIEHQRIHTGEKPYRCSECGKPFSHRSSLLAHQRIHTGEKPYKCNECEKAFSSSSTLIKHLRVHTGEKPYQCKECGKAFSQCSTLTVHQRIHTGEKLYKCAECEKAFNCRAKLHRHQRIHTGEKPYKCSECGKGYSQFASLAEHQKLHTGEQLCKCLECGRTFTRISTLIEHQRIHTGQKPYQCNECGKAFNQYSSFSEHRKIHTGEKLYPCGECGKAFGCKSNLYRHQRIHTGEKPYQCNQCGKAFSQYSFLTEHERIHTGEKLYKCMECGKAYSYRSNLCRHKKVHTKEKLYKWKEYGNPFIYSSSLTQYQRFLRDDESYEV